Proteins encoded by one window of Thalassoroseus pseudoceratinae:
- a CDS encoding protein kinase domain-containing protein, translating into MAVCPNCQSLSQDVADQSLDATFCGDSTDESCVLCGEHLTNFLAEIEERFDGADVAEDDDTLQTCEIDSESEEIEDSAEMIKTVKNLRPFLKRPSDPTMTVDSPSDFLSDHAEEFAVGSNADSGETLATSPSNRQGPTPSTHPDFHADDNTSSVLKIGKRVLEPSEHAVNSDYELLDKLGEGGMGVVYAGRQSSIDRAVAIKTLKKKAAGQQERTSFVSEAVVTGDLDHPNIVPIYDLGTDQNGSLFYSMKQVQGTPWLKVIDEKSEEDNLSILMRVADAIAFAHSRGVVHCDLKPENVMLGSYGEVLVMDWGLAQLMPDFAKPEDVARSAAGGGTPAYMAPEMAGGTGEVGYHSDVYLLGAILFEIVVGKPPHTGTNVMQCLYAAAENLIRETEVTGPLLDIALTAMATDPQDRYGSVSDFQSAIREYLSHAESRYLAERAELVLGQAEQSQDYQLFSQALASYREALSFWDENPDANIGVRQATLSYANCAFERGDYDLALSLLDGDEMESTESVSALRPTILKAQAERDSRQHRLKQTKRILACLALITVCGAVFAAITINDARMEADHQRQLAVDEAEVAAKAQKQAEAQRKIAIAERGKAETARSNAENARDVALAERERAEAATKRANKATERAVAAQKLEEKAKLAALEAKALEEQAKEEALTARALEEKAKEQALRAKTLEEQAKQEAMAARAAEAYESYVAQIQLAATKIDEQAFGVALSLLDACRPQKGETDQRGWEWARLMHLCHQSRRTIATKAPVDALAYSPDGSRFVAATWNSQAGIYDAESGELLVRLRHDGQYVHDVCYSPDGRLIATGSNDPNGPVRIWDAQTGRPIRSIKGHTDAVLDVEFSPDGERLLSSSYDNTARLWDWKTGEPLQQYVGHFWWVWSASFSPDGLRIVTGSQDGTAIVWDVETAEKIAQFNDHKGPVFVAKYAPDSQHVVTADNSGHVLIWHPDELPKTSLKRIAEGRTTEKAKYRELDGHTAAVRCVEFSRDGRFVLAGSDDNSVILWSVKADRVVDTFQGHAGWVRSCAMSPDGRSIVSGSQDGHIKQWDIGGGDEIRVLGGHLLDDHTEAVLAGTFSPDGRWVATAGRDKSVRIADVRTGTVHLELAEGHNFLTQDVRFSPDGRWLFTSAFDNSVHVWDLAKGTEALQFHGSGRESALAVSHDGRWLITGSDHNAALLWDLKSEAIRTAMDHTKQSLSTPTRKLVGHRSPVRVVAFSHDDSTIYTGDSRGRGRLWDAATGKLLYTLEGHSAAITDAEFQHDDAYVVTTSRDKTATRWNVRTGRERRDDILKHPAPVLAMELFADGRHAITSCEDGQLRIWQLDPPEVVTSLKTENAVVETLHLSNSQTRVIGVQSVSGNVSVWNLTTNSFENGGKPEYSLDSFPAEAGTLRTARFAPDGLSLVTVAGNDVKLWNTETQRPLTSFNPTGTVAAIAFSPDGKRLAAGSWDDSVRIWDLESGRAISKLAGIHRDDIQALAYSPDGLLLASADSDGLVVLWDAATGDTIREFLGHSSTVRSVVFSADGQQLLTGSTDRTARIWDIKTGKEQCVLRGHRWAVNTARFDAANQRVLTVSDDETARVWQLTKRNAEAFTAELLQTITGHTAGLTGGVFSPDGRRLVTASRDNTAKVWDAQNGQELLTLKGHTRGLTSISFSPDGAHLLSTSQDGTAILWLTGRGLEADREVQSTVSLRR; encoded by the coding sequence ATGGCTGTGTGCCCCAATTGCCAAAGTTTATCTCAAGACGTGGCGGATCAGTCACTCGATGCAACTTTCTGCGGCGACAGTACGGACGAATCGTGTGTTCTTTGTGGTGAGCATCTGACGAATTTTCTCGCCGAGATCGAAGAGAGATTCGACGGTGCGGACGTCGCTGAAGATGATGACACTCTCCAGACCTGTGAGATTGACTCGGAATCGGAAGAGATTGAAGACTCGGCGGAGATGATCAAGACCGTCAAGAACTTGAGACCGTTCCTCAAGCGGCCATCAGATCCTACGATGACGGTTGATAGCCCCTCGGATTTCCTGAGCGACCATGCCGAAGAATTCGCGGTCGGCTCGAATGCCGATAGCGGGGAAACACTCGCAACGTCTCCATCAAATCGACAAGGACCGACGCCCAGCACTCATCCGGATTTCCACGCGGATGACAACACGAGTTCGGTCCTTAAAATCGGCAAACGCGTGCTCGAGCCGAGCGAACACGCGGTGAATTCCGACTATGAATTGCTCGACAAACTTGGTGAAGGTGGCATGGGGGTGGTGTATGCCGGTCGCCAGTCATCAATCGACCGAGCGGTCGCAATCAAAACGCTGAAGAAGAAAGCGGCTGGCCAACAAGAACGCACGAGTTTTGTGTCGGAAGCCGTCGTGACGGGCGATCTCGATCACCCGAACATCGTGCCGATTTACGATTTGGGAACGGATCAAAACGGCTCCCTGTTCTATTCCATGAAACAGGTGCAAGGAACACCGTGGCTGAAAGTGATCGATGAGAAGTCTGAGGAGGACAATCTCTCGATCCTGATGCGAGTGGCCGACGCCATTGCGTTTGCCCATTCGCGGGGTGTGGTCCATTGTGATCTGAAACCCGAGAACGTCATGCTTGGCAGCTATGGCGAAGTGTTGGTGATGGACTGGGGGCTGGCCCAGTTGATGCCCGATTTCGCCAAACCCGAAGACGTTGCCCGCTCTGCGGCTGGAGGGGGAACGCCGGCGTATATGGCTCCCGAGATGGCCGGAGGAACTGGTGAAGTTGGCTATCACAGCGACGTGTATTTGCTGGGGGCGATCCTCTTTGAAATCGTCGTCGGAAAACCACCACACACTGGCACGAACGTGATGCAGTGTCTGTATGCGGCCGCGGAAAATCTCATTCGAGAAACCGAAGTCACCGGCCCACTGCTCGACATTGCACTCACAGCGATGGCAACCGATCCACAGGACCGTTACGGTTCTGTGTCGGACTTCCAATCGGCGATTCGGGAATACTTGTCCCACGCGGAAAGTCGCTACCTTGCGGAGCGGGCCGAACTGGTCCTTGGGCAGGCGGAACAGTCGCAAGACTACCAACTTTTTTCACAAGCGTTGGCCTCTTATCGTGAGGCATTGTCGTTCTGGGATGAGAACCCGGATGCGAACATTGGTGTTCGTCAAGCGACTTTGTCCTACGCGAATTGTGCGTTCGAGCGTGGCGACTACGATCTCGCATTGTCACTGCTCGATGGTGACGAGATGGAATCCACGGAATCTGTCTCGGCATTGCGTCCGACAATTCTGAAGGCCCAAGCCGAACGCGACAGCCGACAGCACCGTTTGAAACAGACGAAACGCATTCTGGCATGCTTGGCCTTGATCACAGTGTGCGGTGCCGTCTTTGCCGCGATCACAATCAACGATGCTCGCATGGAAGCTGATCATCAACGGCAGTTGGCCGTCGATGAAGCCGAGGTTGCCGCAAAAGCTCAGAAACAAGCCGAAGCCCAACGCAAAATTGCAATTGCAGAGCGTGGCAAAGCCGAGACCGCTCGGTCGAATGCCGAAAATGCCCGTGATGTGGCACTCGCGGAACGTGAACGGGCCGAAGCCGCAACAAAACGTGCGAACAAAGCCACGGAAAGAGCCGTCGCTGCTCAGAAACTCGAGGAAAAAGCGAAACTAGCAGCGTTGGAAGCCAAAGCGCTCGAGGAACAGGCCAAAGAAGAGGCTCTCACCGCGCGAGCATTGGAAGAAAAAGCCAAGGAACAAGCACTCCGAGCCAAGACGCTGGAGGAGCAAGCCAAACAAGAAGCCATGGCGGCACGTGCCGCCGAAGCGTATGAGTCGTACGTGGCTCAAATTCAGTTAGCCGCCACCAAGATCGACGAACAAGCTTTTGGAGTGGCACTTTCTCTGCTCGACGCTTGCCGACCACAGAAAGGAGAGACGGATCAACGCGGGTGGGAATGGGCTCGTCTGATGCACCTCTGTCATCAAAGTCGTCGAACCATTGCAACCAAAGCCCCGGTCGATGCATTGGCCTATTCGCCAGACGGGAGCCGCTTCGTCGCAGCGACCTGGAATTCGCAGGCTGGTATCTACGATGCTGAAAGCGGGGAGCTATTGGTGCGACTCCGACATGATGGTCAATACGTCCACGATGTTTGTTACAGCCCAGACGGACGCCTCATCGCTACTGGCAGCAACGACCCCAACGGCCCCGTTCGCATTTGGGACGCACAAACCGGCCGGCCGATTCGTTCGATCAAAGGCCACACCGATGCCGTGTTAGACGTCGAATTCTCACCAGACGGCGAACGCCTTTTGAGTAGCTCCTACGACAACACGGCACGGCTTTGGGATTGGAAAACTGGCGAACCACTCCAGCAATATGTCGGTCATTTTTGGTGGGTTTGGTCGGCGTCATTTTCCCCGGATGGTTTGCGGATCGTCACCGGGAGCCAAGATGGAACGGCGATCGTCTGGGATGTCGAGACGGCTGAGAAGATCGCCCAATTCAATGACCACAAAGGCCCGGTGTTTGTGGCGAAGTATGCACCGGATAGTCAGCATGTTGTCACCGCTGACAATAGTGGGCATGTGCTAATTTGGCATCCGGACGAATTGCCTAAGACGTCGTTGAAGCGAATCGCCGAAGGGCGTACAACGGAAAAAGCAAAATACCGAGAACTCGATGGTCATACAGCCGCCGTCCGATGCGTGGAGTTTTCGCGGGACGGACGATTCGTGCTGGCTGGTTCCGATGATAACAGTGTGATCCTCTGGAGTGTCAAAGCGGACCGCGTCGTTGACACGTTCCAAGGTCACGCCGGTTGGGTCCGATCGTGTGCCATGTCGCCCGATGGTCGCTCGATCGTCTCAGGAAGCCAAGACGGCCACATCAAACAATGGGATATCGGCGGTGGCGACGAAATACGGGTTCTCGGCGGTCATCTACTCGACGATCACACCGAAGCCGTGTTGGCGGGAACATTCAGTCCGGACGGACGTTGGGTTGCAACCGCCGGCCGTGACAAGTCGGTTCGCATTGCGGACGTCCGCACAGGGACCGTCCATCTAGAATTGGCCGAGGGACACAACTTTCTCACCCAGGATGTCCGATTTTCCCCAGATGGCCGATGGCTTTTCACCTCAGCGTTCGACAACTCAGTCCATGTATGGGATCTTGCCAAGGGGACGGAGGCGTTGCAATTTCATGGCAGCGGTCGGGAATCCGCCTTGGCGGTATCCCACGATGGCCGATGGCTGATCACCGGGAGCGACCACAATGCCGCGTTGCTTTGGGATCTGAAAAGCGAAGCAATTCGGACGGCGATGGACCACACCAAACAATCCCTCAGCACGCCAACACGCAAGTTGGTCGGGCATCGTTCGCCCGTTCGAGTGGTGGCATTCTCGCACGACGATTCAACGATCTACACGGGAGACAGTCGCGGACGGGGGCGACTTTGGGACGCCGCCACTGGGAAGTTACTCTACACGCTCGAAGGACATTCCGCAGCGATTACAGATGCAGAGTTTCAGCATGACGACGCCTATGTCGTGACAACGAGTCGAGACAAAACGGCGACCCGCTGGAACGTTCGCACGGGGCGAGAACGACGCGACGACATCCTGAAACATCCCGCTCCGGTCTTGGCAATGGAACTGTTTGCCGACGGACGACATGCCATCACGTCGTGTGAAGATGGTCAGCTTCGGATCTGGCAACTTGACCCACCCGAAGTGGTCACGAGTCTGAAAACCGAGAATGCAGTTGTGGAAACATTGCATCTTTCGAACTCGCAGACGCGTGTTATTGGTGTCCAGTCGGTATCAGGAAATGTTTCGGTGTGGAACCTCACAACGAATTCCTTCGAGAACGGAGGCAAACCGGAATACTCCCTGGACTCCTTCCCGGCTGAGGCGGGAACATTGCGGACAGCTCGGTTCGCACCGGACGGTCTTTCCCTGGTGACCGTCGCCGGCAACGACGTGAAGTTGTGGAACACGGAAACTCAGCGACCGCTGACGTCATTCAATCCTACTGGGACAGTCGCCGCGATCGCGTTTTCACCCGATGGCAAGCGACTGGCGGCCGGAAGTTGGGACGACTCCGTGCGAATCTGGGACTTGGAATCCGGTCGGGCCATCAGCAAGTTGGCGGGGATTCACCGAGATGACATCCAGGCTCTTGCGTATTCCCCCGACGGATTGTTGCTGGCCTCCGCTGACAGTGACGGTTTGGTCGTACTTTGGGATGCGGCGACCGGCGATACGATCCGAGAGTTCCTCGGTCATTCCTCGACGGTTCGGTCGGTTGTGTTCTCGGCCGACGGACAACAGTTGCTGACAGGTTCAACTGATCGAACCGCCCGCATTTGGGACATAAAAACCGGGAAAGAACAGTGTGTGCTGCGTGGCCACCGATGGGCGGTCAACACTGCCCGCTTCGATGCGGCGAATCAGCGGGTTCTAACCGTTAGCGACGACGAAACCGCTCGCGTGTGGCAGTTGACAAAACGGAATGCGGAAGCCTTCACAGCGGAGTTGCTCCAAACAATCACCGGACACACCGCGGGTCTGACGGGCGGCGTGTTTTCACCCGATGGTCGCCGCCTCGTGACCGCCAGTCGCGACAACACAGCCAAAGTTTGGGACGCCCAAAACGGACAAGAACTGCTCACACTGAAAGGCCACACCCGCGGTCTCACAAGTATTTCGTTCTCGCCCGATGGGGCTCATCTGTTGTCGACTTCGCAAGATGGCACCGCCATTCTCTGGCTGACCGGTCGGGGCTTGGAAGCCGATCGCGAAGTTCAATCCACGGTCAGTTTGCGACGATAA
- a CDS encoding HEAT repeat domain-containing protein, translated as MLESAESVDSSVEQPSDSSNDLSGMSGMFDALESADSTSNASHSVNDNDTFRTAEASTQTAQNERPQNPKTQNQRASENSQLANAERRGPKGSGVSSGVRSGTRARSTPTFADGVIRFSCRGCGRSIRAKEKKAGQQINCPSCKTPLKVPRTPEQIEKEKSFSLRSGDESGETVSFAELARQAAEQSPVIFVPEATSDASGSDDGDTKIGKKSKNAKKSGLSKKQLKKLKLLFDQSLDDLVSDEQETLIQEWKDGLREIGASNDASAIELVKPFLDHHSRELQRVAIATAGELRDPSVAPNLIELLDEPGAATRKAICIALGNIGDGRAVRALLMLGIEDPHAKIPANDAISQIGPAATEPLINALTDRESGLVLEAIVGLGKLKVAEAARPLIRVLEGGSWIHRAHAAQSLGNLGDTRVLGALQKALGDTNPNVRANAAAALGQLGDKACVAELRHCLQDSDPDVVTQTVTALGQIGDQRAASALVPLLNSTDPNLQLLVAEALGDLGDHRAVPNLLSVLESQDEKLQLKVLTILRKLKAPEAVPALLDLLKVRNELIRQRACDALGRIGDADVAERLETVLSVDPSTEVRAAAARALGEIADPGSVDSLKKALDDEFLVKCQAIIALGTVGDQEVVGDLLDLLTDLTPEIKYHAAGALGEIGGKRAISPIRALLEDSNPMVVRGATKALEKLGEPVDLAEVKKARRRAQYRGVYEVILSIRSYLPEGRQATIIGAGALAAVLLVGAIAVASMYWFQPAPQVVIVRGNAAAVSFSPNGQFVCTGRTTGLVEIYNLANGSRTHQFPVKGGGDKAVFARSDNELVVLTSKALQLWDLTIEDPSKQMAPAASHARNVTDFVMSSDRSFALTRSNDGMAIVWDLSTGKNTGVAKFPKNFSVFAISPDGGLIAGGSTNGQIQLIDAGSGQAKGNPIRTSGSKPIRALAFNHNGSKLAVSGVELGMAIYSAEGSKLAQVDVAKGTATSLRFGPNDSQLIGLMGTQFAVWQVTESAIGAEPRMFPVDIDGLTSWDLSPDGSKVIVGSEEAMPALVYDVNSGEKVAVINQD; from the coding sequence ATGCTGGAATCTGCCGAGTCGGTCGACTCCAGCGTCGAGCAGCCGAGCGACTCATCCAATGATCTATCCGGGATGTCCGGCATGTTCGACGCGCTCGAATCGGCTGATAGCACGTCGAACGCTAGTCACTCCGTGAATGACAACGATACCTTCAGAACGGCTGAAGCAAGCACTCAAACGGCCCAAAACGAGCGGCCCCAGAATCCGAAGACGCAAAACCAAAGAGCGAGTGAAAACAGCCAACTGGCGAACGCTGAACGGCGTGGACCAAAAGGGTCGGGTGTGAGTTCGGGAGTTCGTTCCGGTACACGAGCACGCAGTACCCCGACATTTGCGGACGGCGTCATCCGATTCAGCTGTCGCGGCTGCGGTCGCAGCATTCGTGCGAAAGAGAAGAAAGCCGGCCAGCAAATTAACTGCCCGTCGTGCAAAACACCGTTGAAGGTGCCTCGCACACCAGAACAAATCGAGAAGGAAAAATCGTTTTCATTGCGGTCCGGGGACGAATCGGGCGAAACGGTTTCGTTCGCTGAATTGGCAAGGCAAGCCGCGGAACAATCACCGGTCATCTTTGTGCCGGAAGCCACGAGCGATGCATCTGGGTCAGACGACGGCGATACGAAGATTGGTAAGAAGTCGAAAAACGCTAAGAAGTCGGGGCTGTCCAAGAAGCAACTGAAAAAACTCAAATTGTTATTCGACCAGTCTTTAGACGACCTCGTTTCAGACGAGCAAGAAACGCTGATTCAGGAATGGAAGGACGGACTCCGCGAGATCGGGGCGTCTAATGATGCATCCGCGATTGAATTGGTCAAACCATTTCTTGATCACCATTCACGGGAACTACAACGTGTCGCGATTGCCACGGCCGGTGAACTTCGGGATCCTTCTGTTGCGCCGAATCTCATTGAGCTGCTCGACGAACCCGGTGCCGCAACGCGCAAGGCGATTTGTATTGCCCTGGGGAACATTGGGGATGGGCGAGCCGTTCGGGCGTTGTTGATGCTTGGGATCGAAGACCCGCATGCGAAAATTCCGGCGAACGACGCGATCTCGCAAATTGGTCCTGCTGCGACCGAACCTTTAATCAATGCTTTGACTGATCGAGAGTCAGGATTGGTCCTTGAGGCGATCGTGGGCTTAGGCAAACTCAAAGTCGCCGAGGCCGCTCGCCCGTTGATTCGGGTTTTGGAAGGTGGTTCCTGGATTCACCGTGCCCACGCGGCTCAGTCGCTGGGCAATCTTGGAGATACACGCGTTCTGGGCGCTCTCCAAAAAGCTCTGGGCGACACCAACCCCAACGTTCGAGCCAATGCCGCCGCCGCACTCGGCCAACTCGGTGACAAAGCGTGTGTCGCGGAATTACGCCACTGCTTGCAGGATTCCGATCCAGATGTTGTCACGCAGACTGTGACGGCACTCGGACAAATTGGAGATCAGCGAGCGGCTTCCGCGCTCGTTCCACTTCTCAATTCAACCGATCCCAACCTGCAGTTGCTTGTTGCCGAGGCGCTTGGAGACCTGGGCGATCATCGGGCTGTGCCAAATTTGTTGTCGGTTTTAGAAAGTCAGGACGAGAAACTTCAGCTTAAAGTCCTGACGATCCTTCGCAAGCTCAAAGCTCCCGAAGCGGTCCCAGCATTGCTAGACCTGCTGAAAGTTCGTAACGAACTGATTCGCCAACGTGCCTGCGATGCATTAGGGCGAATTGGAGATGCTGATGTCGCGGAACGTCTTGAGACCGTGCTCTCCGTTGACCCGTCGACAGAAGTTCGTGCAGCGGCCGCTCGTGCACTCGGTGAGATTGCCGATCCGGGTTCGGTCGACAGTCTCAAAAAGGCGTTAGACGATGAGTTCTTAGTCAAATGCCAAGCGATCATTGCGTTAGGGACCGTTGGTGACCAGGAAGTCGTGGGCGATTTACTGGATCTGCTGACGGATCTCACGCCTGAGATCAAATACCATGCTGCCGGCGCGTTGGGCGAGATCGGTGGGAAACGAGCGATCTCCCCGATTCGTGCGTTGCTCGAAGATTCGAACCCCATGGTAGTCCGTGGTGCGACGAAGGCTTTGGAGAAACTCGGCGAACCAGTCGACTTGGCGGAAGTCAAGAAAGCCCGTCGTCGTGCCCAGTATCGGGGTGTCTATGAGGTCATCCTTTCGATTCGATCGTATCTGCCGGAAGGGCGTCAGGCGACGATTATCGGAGCCGGTGCTCTGGCGGCTGTTTTGCTCGTGGGGGCAATCGCGGTCGCGAGTATGTATTGGTTCCAACCAGCCCCGCAAGTGGTGATCGTTCGCGGGAATGCGGCCGCTGTCTCATTCAGCCCGAACGGCCAATTCGTTTGTACCGGACGAACGACGGGGTTGGTTGAGATTTACAATTTAGCCAATGGAAGTCGGACTCACCAATTTCCGGTCAAAGGGGGTGGGGACAAGGCCGTCTTTGCTCGATCGGATAACGAGCTAGTGGTTTTAACCAGTAAAGCACTACAATTGTGGGATTTGACAATTGAAGACCCGTCCAAGCAGATGGCTCCAGCCGCAAGTCATGCGAGGAACGTGACTGATTTCGTCATGTCGAGCGACCGTTCTTTCGCACTGACACGCTCAAACGATGGGATGGCGATTGTTTGGGATCTGAGTACCGGCAAGAACACGGGCGTCGCTAAGTTTCCGAAGAACTTTTCCGTGTTTGCCATCTCGCCCGACGGCGGTTTGATAGCAGGGGGATCAACGAACGGGCAGATTCAGCTGATTGATGCTGGTTCTGGCCAGGCGAAAGGGAATCCGATTCGAACGTCAGGTTCAAAACCCATCCGCGCACTCGCATTCAATCATAATGGCTCGAAGCTCGCAGTTTCCGGTGTCGAACTTGGCATGGCGATCTACTCGGCCGAGGGTTCAAAACTTGCACAAGTTGATGTCGCCAAAGGCACGGCCACGTCATTGCGATTCGGTCCGAATGATTCGCAATTGATTGGCTTGATGGGAACCCAATTCGCCGTTTGGCAAGTGACGGAGTCTGCGATTGGTGCTGAGCCTCGCATGTTCCCTGTTGACATTGATGGACTTACGTCTTGGGACTTAAGTCCTGACGGAAGCAAAGTCATCGTCGGAAGCGAAGAGGCTATGCCTGCTCTCGTCTATGATGTCAATTCCGGTGAAAAGGTCGCGGTCATCAATCAAGACTGA
- a CDS encoding Ig-like domain-containing protein, whose amino-acid sequence MQLEQRRVLAAPIAIDDVYFYDPTTSISYSVPFDSGVLANDTDADDDSLSATLIDPPLDGQVFLNTDGSFEYIAGRSFSGFDSFTYQAFDGSDFSNLAYVSIESGNGNGPPPSSSVDGPPTSFSFQVNTLEDTPTVIEGLAISPTTTGPSTDYIAQVSVDSATQPNGGLLFFGTLEGLTILDGANDTGFIEFAGSENDINAALDTLVFLPTLDFSGTEHIRFDYQSQSAAFPESGSIVVDVDVEAVADRPILLVPDPVVYTDPGQLFPIPIDAFSNDIDGSENVFVTMIGVPDELELSLGLEQTDQPGVFEFRDGDWELLDAVLQPGGAESFTITFTAFAIENDNNDIASESITVEFVRIPSDAPPPDDEFVDDGFFDDEFYDDEFILDGPPPGVFEGDFFYDDFHHGLYGPEFGNLEFDAPDDYWGDLDDHFWDDLFLPEDLFDFDDPEEAILTSFEGQTGSTRSTTDISRPSHSGLGDHAGKGKSGKLPLRSAASGSAASTQSLGLVSNLRPQEIGRRNESLLRPPSHRGQHPVSSATSDSIREEISGSRNHESGLYARALNAKGETIEDVRLPDQLADDYSRFLKFLRELPNGDYVVYFLQPGQTMDQAAQRQRLLDVRVVNGRLNPNADEFKPAGELSRDDVGSKQTASETVAPIQSSKADWESNMVPVEKLDSADAVSVDSPVSGLIGVGLATQLASVARRLRVERDRRYQTCNSDRSWRGRKFRRKVNARSAN is encoded by the coding sequence ATGCAACTAGAGCAGCGTCGTGTGTTGGCGGCTCCGATCGCGATTGATGATGTCTACTTCTACGATCCAACCACTTCAATATCGTACTCCGTCCCGTTTGATAGCGGTGTCCTAGCGAACGACACCGATGCGGACGACGACTCGCTCAGTGCAACGTTGATCGATCCGCCGCTCGATGGCCAGGTGTTCTTGAACACTGACGGAAGTTTCGAGTACATCGCCGGCCGCTCTTTCAGCGGATTCGATTCATTTACGTACCAAGCGTTCGATGGCAGCGACTTCAGCAATTTGGCGTACGTCTCGATTGAAAGCGGGAATGGCAATGGTCCGCCGCCGTCATCGTCAGTCGACGGACCGCCAACATCGTTCTCATTTCAAGTCAATACTCTCGAGGACACGCCTACCGTCATCGAAGGACTTGCGATCAGTCCCACGACGACTGGCCCGAGTACAGACTATATCGCTCAGGTGTCAGTCGATTCCGCAACGCAGCCGAATGGGGGGCTGCTGTTCTTTGGTACGTTGGAAGGTCTAACGATTCTTGATGGTGCCAACGACACCGGCTTCATCGAGTTCGCAGGATCGGAAAACGATATCAACGCCGCACTCGACACCCTGGTGTTTCTGCCGACACTGGATTTTAGCGGTACAGAGCATATTCGGTTCGATTATCAGTCCCAATCGGCGGCTTTCCCGGAGAGCGGCTCGATCGTGGTCGATGTCGATGTGGAAGCCGTCGCGGATCGACCAATTCTTCTCGTTCCCGACCCGGTCGTTTACACCGATCCCGGCCAGCTATTTCCCATTCCGATCGACGCGTTCTCGAACGACATTGATGGGTCCGAAAATGTGTTCGTCACCATGATTGGTGTCCCCGACGAGTTGGAATTGTCGTTGGGCCTTGAACAAACCGATCAGCCAGGCGTGTTCGAATTCCGCGATGGCGATTGGGAACTCCTCGATGCCGTTCTGCAACCTGGGGGGGCGGAGTCGTTTACCATTACTTTCACAGCGTTCGCCATTGAAAATGACAACAACGACATTGCGAGCGAATCGATAACCGTGGAATTTGTTCGCATACCATCGGACGCACCACCGCCGGATGATGAATTTGTGGATGATGGTTTCTTCGACGATGAGTTCTACGACGATGAATTTATCCTAGATGGGCCCCCGCCGGGCGTCTTCGAGGGGGATTTCTTTTACGATGATTTTCATCACGGCCTCTATGGGCCGGAATTTGGAAATCTTGAGTTTGATGCTCCAGATGATTATTGGGGCGACCTCGACGACCATTTTTGGGACGATCTGTTTCTACCGGAGGATTTGTTCGATTTTGATGACCCTGAGGAAGCAATACTGACGTCCTTCGAAGGTCAAACGGGTTCGACAAGGTCAACGACGGATATTAGTAGACCGTCTCACTCAGGCCTTGGAGACCACGCGGGGAAAGGAAAATCTGGCAAACTACCGTTACGGTCAGCGGCGAGCGGTTCGGCTGCGTCAACCCAATCTCTCGGATTGGTTTCGAATTTGCGGCCTCAGGAAATCGGGCGGCGGAATGAGTCTTTGCTGAGACCACCTTCGCATCGTGGGCAGCATCCCGTTTCCAGTGCGACCTCCGATTCGATTCGTGAAGAAATTTCGGGTTCTCGCAATCACGAATCCGGTCTCTACGCGCGGGCACTGAATGCCAAAGGGGAGACCATTGAGGATGTGCGACTGCCAGACCAGTTGGCCGACGATTACTCCCGCTTTCTGAAATTCCTCCGCGAACTTCCGAACGGCGATTATGTCGTCTATTTCTTGCAGCCTGGTCAAACAATGGATCAAGCCGCCCAGCGGCAGCGACTGCTCGATGTGCGAGTGGTGAACGGGCGATTGAATCCGAACGCCGACGAATTCAAACCCGCCGGTGAACTATCTCGGGATGACGTTGGTTCGAAGCAAACCGCCTCTGAGACAGTCGCCCCCATTCAAAGTTCAAAAGCCGATTGGGAATCAAATATGGTTCCGGTCGAAAAACTGGATTCGGCGGATGCCGTTTCCGTCGACTCCCCTGTCTCGGGACTCATTGGCGTTGGCTTGGCAACCCAACTTGCTTCAGTCGCTCGGCGGTTACGTGTGGAACGCGACCGTCGATACCAAACATGCAACTCTGACCGTTCGTGGCGTGGGCGAAAGTTTCGACGCAAAGTCAATGCTCGCTCCGCGAACTGA